One genomic region from Rhizomicrobium palustre encodes:
- a CDS encoding helix-turn-helix domain-containing protein has translation MNSTQKNENTMKSAQGSGSSTDRRKRSRVLDAEVGQSIRQHRKSAKMTLQGLADRLGIAYQQVQKYETGVNRVGAGRLMEIAEILNIPVSSFFETGHDPEGHSDGEAVLMGRQLLTTFMKIKDPQKRKSALTYIRTLAESE, from the coding sequence ATGAACAGCACACAGAAGAATGAGAACACAATGAAGTCCGCTCAGGGTTCGGGATCCTCTACCGATAGAAGAAAGCGTTCTCGTGTCCTTGATGCCGAAGTCGGCCAGTCCATCCGCCAGCACCGCAAGAGCGCGAAGATGACCTTGCAAGGTTTGGCGGACCGTCTCGGCATCGCCTACCAGCAGGTCCAGAAGTATGAGACAGGTGTAAATCGTGTGGGCGCTGGTCGCCTCATGGAGATCGCAGAGATTCTCAACATTCCGGTTTCGAGTTTCTTCGAAACTGGACATGACCCTGAAGGTCATAGCGATGGTGAAGCTGTTCTGATGGGGCGTCAGCTCTTGACGACCTTCATGAAAATCAAGGACCCGCAGAAACGTAAGAGCGCCTTGACCTATATTCGCACGCTCGCTGAATCCGAGTAA
- a CDS encoding aldo/keto reductase, translating into MTAQKSGTFKIGGELEVHRLGFGAMRITGPGIWGDPTDAEEAKRTLRRVPELGINLIDTADSYGPTVSEELIREVLHPYNGPHGKIVIATKGGLVRPGPDVWVPFGRPDYLIQEAHVSRRRLGVESIDLWQLHRIDPKVPRDEQFSAIKQLLDEGVIRYAGLSEVGVDDIEAARKVFPVATVQNRYNLVDRGSEDVLKYCEANGIGFIPWYPLAAGSLAREGSVLDVIAKKHHAAPSQVALAWVLKRSPVMLPIPGTGKVSHLEENVAATEIELSDEEFWRLDNREA; encoded by the coding sequence ATGACTGCGCAAAAATCCGGCACTTTCAAAATTGGCGGCGAATTAGAAGTCCACCGCCTCGGCTTCGGCGCGATGCGCATTACCGGCCCCGGTATCTGGGGCGATCCCACCGATGCCGAGGAAGCCAAGCGCACACTGCGCCGCGTGCCGGAACTCGGCATCAATCTTATCGATACGGCGGATTCTTATGGCCCGACCGTTTCCGAGGAACTCATTCGCGAAGTCTTACATCCCTATAACGGCCCGCATGGCAAGATCGTCATCGCCACCAAAGGCGGTCTCGTCCGCCCTGGCCCGGATGTTTGGGTTCCCTTCGGCCGCCCCGATTACCTCATTCAGGAAGCCCATGTCAGCCGCCGCCGCTTAGGCGTTGAAAGCATCGATCTTTGGCAGCTTCATCGCATTGACCCGAAAGTGCCGCGCGACGAGCAATTCAGCGCTATCAAGCAGCTTCTGGACGAAGGCGTGATCCGCTACGCTGGGCTTTCCGAAGTGGGCGTGGACGATATCGAAGCGGCGCGCAAAGTCTTCCCCGTGGCGACGGTGCAGAACCGCTATAACCTCGTCGATCGCGGCAGCGAGGATGTGCTGAAATACTGCGAGGCCAATGGTATCGGCTTCATCCCATGGTATCCCCTCGCCGCCGGATCGCTGGCCCGTGAAGGTTCGGTGCTCGATGTTATCGCCAAGAAGCATCACGCGGCGCCGAGCCAGGTCGCGCTGGCCTGGGTGTTGAAGCGCAGCCCCGTGATGCTGCCCATCCCCGGCACTGGCAAAGTCAGCCACCTCGAAGAAAATGTGGCGGCCACGGAAATCGAATTGTCCGACGAAGAATTCTGGCGTCTCGACAATCGCGAAGCTTAA
- a CDS encoding ABC transporter ATP-binding protein, with protein sequence MSALELENVSVAFAGRNAVSAVSVAINAGEVTGIVGPNGAGKTTLLRSVLGFQKLTRGNIRILGRPLADWDRTALARHMAYLPQGGDARWPMLASEVVMLGRLPHRAPFQRSAASDELAVAHALARADAAEFVARRMDQLSAGERARVLFARALATGADILIADEPAAYLDPSHQLRLMDLLREEAARGTAVILTLHDLALAGSHCDRVLVMSGGRLDTEGPPAEALADATLARVFQIVRAESHGAYRRI encoded by the coding sequence ATGAGCGCCCTTGAGCTTGAAAACGTCTCGGTCGCCTTTGCGGGCCGCAATGCAGTCTCCGCTGTTTCGGTGGCCATCAATGCGGGCGAGGTGACCGGCATTGTCGGCCCTAATGGCGCGGGCAAGACGACGCTGCTGCGCTCTGTGCTGGGCTTTCAGAAACTCACGCGCGGCAATATCCGTATCCTCGGTCGTCCGCTCGCCGATTGGGATCGCACAGCTCTGGCCCGCCATATGGCCTATCTGCCGCAAGGCGGGGATGCGCGCTGGCCCATGCTGGCGAGCGAGGTGGTGATGCTCGGCCGCCTGCCGCATCGCGCGCCATTCCAGCGATCGGCTGCCTCTGACGAGCTGGCTGTTGCCCATGCACTGGCCCGTGCCGACGCCGCCGAATTCGTCGCCCGCCGCATGGACCAGCTTTCGGCTGGCGAGCGCGCCCGCGTGCTCTTCGCCCGCGCGCTGGCGACCGGGGCCGATATCCTGATCGCCGATGAGCCTGCCGCCTATCTTGATCCCTCCCACCAGCTCCGTCTGATGGATCTGCTGCGGGAAGAGGCGGCGCGGGGCACGGCGGTGATCCTGACCTTGCACGATCTGGCCCTGGCGGGCAGCCATTGCGACCGGGTGCTGGTGATGTCCGGCGGCCGCCTCGACACGGAAGGCCCGCCGGCAGAGGCGCTGGCCGACGCTACCCTGGCACGGGTGTTCCAGATCGTCCGTGCCGAGTCGCATGGCGCTTATCGCCGGATATAA
- a CDS encoding oxidoreductase, whose amino-acid sequence MPFNVAVIGYGLGGRVFHAPYVSAVEGLRLAAIVSSRKEEIAQAYPGLPVYNDPALIWADPGIDVVVISTPNASHAALATVALKAGKHVVIDKPFAETVEDAHALMELAKAETKDRILTVFHNRRWDGDFLTLKRLLREGVLGDLTYVESHFDLYRPNVSTRWRETPGPSAGAWYDLGSHLLDQALNLFGIPDAIAADLSILRDGGTTTDYFRVVLKYGQQRVMLVGNYLARSDQRWIVHGSRASYIKRGLDPQQTMLVGGSSIGDVGFGVDPNPGYLVLPDGREVPVIAEKGDYRAFYENLRDCLKGIAPLAVPAREGFLVMKLLALAEKASREKREILLTPGFP is encoded by the coding sequence ATGCCTTTTAATGTCGCGGTGATCGGCTATGGGCTTGGCGGGCGTGTGTTCCATGCCCCCTATGTCAGTGCGGTGGAGGGGCTCCGCTTGGCGGCCATTGTCTCAAGCCGTAAGGAGGAGATCGCACAAGCCTATCCCGGGCTTCCCGTCTATAACGATCCTGCTCTTATTTGGGCTGATCCAGGAATCGATGTTGTCGTCATATCGACGCCGAATGCTAGCCATGCCGCTTTGGCCACGGTCGCGCTGAAGGCGGGCAAGCATGTCGTGATCGACAAGCCCTTCGCTGAGACAGTGGAAGACGCCCATGCGCTGATGGAACTGGCGAAGGCTGAAACGAAAGATCGTATACTAACCGTCTTTCATAACCGCCGTTGGGACGGGGATTTCCTGACCCTCAAACGTCTTCTGCGTGAAGGCGTGCTCGGCGATTTGACCTATGTCGAATCTCATTTCGATCTTTATCGCCCAAATGTTTCAACGCGTTGGCGCGAAACGCCCGGGCCGTCTGCGGGTGCTTGGTACGATCTTGGTTCGCATCTCTTGGACCAAGCTCTGAATCTGTTTGGTATACCAGATGCCATCGCGGCGGACCTCAGCATCCTGCGGGATGGTGGAACGACGACCGATTACTTCCGTGTAGTGCTCAAATATGGTCAGCAACGCGTCATGCTGGTTGGAAATTATCTCGCGCGCAGCGATCAGCGCTGGATCGTCCATGGCAGTAGGGCTAGCTACATCAAGCGCGGGCTTGATCCGCAGCAGACGATGCTTGTGGGGGGGAGCTCCATCGGCGATGTGGGTTTTGGTGTGGATCCGAACCCGGGATATCTCGTTCTGCCTGATGGCCGCGAAGTTCCAGTGATCGCGGAAAAGGGCGACTACAGGGCGTTTTACGAAAACCTGCGCGATTGTTTGAAGGGGATAGCACCGCTCGCTGTTCCTGCTCGCGAAGGCTTCCTGGTTATGAAATTGCTAGCCTTGGCAGAAAAAGCGTCCCGCGAAAAACGCGAAATCCTTCTCACGCCAGGCTTTCCGTAG
- a CDS encoding SOS response-associated peptidase, with amino-acid sequence MCGKFTQMLRWSELCEFADLQESMGGGPEETATPIRLVSVIAIGADGKRKAVRMRWGLVPPGAKDPTAVKPHIHARAETIDTKPTFREAFAKRRGLVVVNSFNEGLEITPTKTEQYVLTPKDGAPIAIAVVWEHWREPLGGSLLSFAMVTVPPNALIATITDRMPALIEPKDWPLWLGETKADLADAKALLKSSARDLDMQRAKKPPSRTQPDLF; translated from the coding sequence ATGTGCGGGAAGTTCACCCAGATGCTCCGCTGGAGCGAGCTTTGCGAGTTTGCCGATTTGCAGGAGAGTATGGGGGGGGGCCCGGAAGAGACCGCCACTCCAATACGCCTGGTAAGCGTGATCGCCATCGGTGCGGATGGCAAACGCAAGGCGGTGCGCATGCGCTGGGGCCTTGTGCCGCCGGGCGCAAAAGACCCCACCGCCGTCAAACCACATATTCACGCGCGCGCGGAAACCATCGACACCAAGCCCACTTTTCGCGAGGCCTTCGCCAAACGGCGCGGGCTGGTGGTGGTGAATAGCTTCAATGAAGGGCTCGAAATCACCCCCACCAAGACCGAGCAATATGTGCTGACACCAAAGGATGGCGCACCCATCGCCATCGCGGTGGTGTGGGAGCACTGGCGGGAGCCCCTAGGCGGCTCGCTCCTCTCTTTCGCGATGGTGACGGTGCCGCCGAATGCGCTGATCGCGACGATCACCGACCGCATGCCTGCGCTGATCGAGCCGAAGGACTGGCCGCTCTGGCTTGGCGAAACCAAAGCCGATCTCGCCGACGCCAAAGCGCTGCTGAAATCCTCGGCGCGGGATCTCGACATGCAACGCGCCAAGAAGCCGCCAAGCCGGACCCAGCCGGATTTGTTTTAG
- a CDS encoding ABC transporter substrate-binding protein, whose protein sequence is MRSHHRTIAVLACFFTSFLTCNAEAAPQRVVSTFLCTDEYVFRLLPKERIAALSYEAVDRHPVVSTIADAALGLPVIRPSTETVMAKNPDLVVMYAGTNPRLHQNLQRLGVQILDVPWANSLTEIRQITLMLGDELGAPGKAKALVAEMDVRVARAKAAAPHPPVSAILYEPQGYAQVQGVTDEVLRLAGIVNAAPPNALTRAGQLPVEAVIATAPELLILGGEEKSGSARAYAVLHHPAFKALEGRTHMEFLTLTPLMCPGPWSVQSAAPLLGLAKRARTSRD, encoded by the coding sequence ATGCGTAGCCATCATAGGACCATTGCCGTTCTTGCCTGTTTTTTTACGAGCTTCCTCACTTGTAATGCCGAGGCGGCGCCCCAGCGCGTGGTCTCCACCTTCCTCTGCACCGACGAGTATGTCTTCCGGCTTTTGCCGAAGGAGCGCATTGCCGCGCTCTCCTATGAAGCGGTGGACCGCCACCCGGTCGTCTCAACCATCGCCGATGCGGCCCTTGGCCTGCCGGTCATCCGCCCCTCCACTGAAACGGTGATGGCGAAAAACCCTGATCTCGTCGTGATGTATGCGGGGACCAATCCGCGCCTGCATCAGAATTTGCAGCGGCTCGGGGTGCAGATCCTGGACGTGCCTTGGGCCAACAGCCTTACCGAAATCCGTCAGATCACCCTGATGCTGGGCGATGAACTCGGCGCCCCCGGAAAGGCCAAGGCGCTGGTGGCAGAAATGGATGTGAGGGTGGCGCGGGCTAAGGCAGCCGCGCCCCATCCCCCAGTCTCGGCCATTCTTTACGAGCCGCAAGGCTATGCCCAGGTGCAGGGGGTGACCGACGAGGTTCTGCGCCTTGCCGGGATCGTTAATGCCGCCCCGCCCAATGCCTTGACCCGGGCCGGGCAACTGCCGGTCGAGGCGGTGATAGCCACCGCGCCCGAGCTTCTCATCCTGGGGGGGGAGGAGAAAAGCGGCTCCGCCCGGGCCTATGCCGTCCTGCACCACCCGGCGTTTAAGGCGCTGGAGGGGCGGACCCATATGGAATTCCTCACCCTCACACCCTTGATGTGCCCCGGCCCCTGGTCGGTTCAGAGCGCCGCCCCACTTCTCGGCCTCGCCAAGCGGGCGCGCACCTCTAGGGACTAG
- a CDS encoding oxidoreductase: protein MSEPLHAAVIGYGFGGRVFHADPISRTEGLKLAAIVSSRKDEIEKAHPGTKAIAHPEEVFADPSISLVAISTPNTAHFPLAAAALEAGKHVVVDKPFTVTSAEARELKQRAEKAGKLLTVFHNFRYYSDFLTLKRLIADGTLGEIVSFESHFDRYAPNVPDAWRERPGPGAGTWWDLAPHLLDQVLQLFGMPQAIYADFAVQRSASGATDYFHALLRYEKLRVILTSCFLAPEQEIRFIVHGSKASFFKKGIDTREGPDRWPGRLVFSDGLEKEAPHDTADGRAFYIAMRDAILGGTQSPVALDEAIAVMDLLEAGERSAAEKREIAL, encoded by the coding sequence ATGAGTGAGCCTTTGCATGCCGCTGTGATCGGCTATGGTTTTGGCGGGCGGGTGTTCCACGCCGATCCGATTTCGCGCACCGAAGGGCTTAAGCTCGCCGCGATTGTCTCTTCGCGCAAAGACGAAATCGAAAAAGCCCATCCCGGTACCAAGGCAATCGCTCATCCCGAAGAGGTGTTTGCTGATCCGTCCATTTCACTGGTTGCGATCTCTACGCCTAACACGGCACATTTTCCACTTGCCGCAGCCGCGCTCGAAGCGGGCAAACATGTCGTGGTCGACAAGCCCTTTACGGTGACCAGCGCGGAAGCGCGCGAGCTGAAACAGCGGGCCGAGAAGGCGGGCAAGCTTCTCACAGTTTTTCACAATTTTCGCTATTACAGCGATTTTCTCACTCTCAAGCGTCTTATTGCAGACGGTACGCTGGGCGAGATCGTGAGCTTCGAAAGCCATTTTGATCGCTATGCGCCGAACGTGCCCGATGCCTGGCGCGAGAGGCCAGGCCCCGGCGCGGGAACCTGGTGGGATTTGGCGCCGCATTTGCTTGATCAAGTGCTGCAGTTGTTTGGCATGCCGCAAGCGATCTATGCCGACTTCGCTGTGCAGCGTTCGGCTTCAGGGGCCACCGATTATTTTCACGCTCTGCTTCGCTATGAGAAATTGCGTGTGATCCTGACAAGCTGTTTCCTCGCCCCAGAACAGGAAATCCGCTTCATTGTGCATGGTTCCAAGGCGAGTTTCTTCAAGAAGGGCATCGATACCCGCGAAGGCCCGGACCGCTGGCCGGGCAGGCTGGTGTTCTCGGATGGCCTTGAGAAAGAGGCGCCGCACGATACCGCCGATGGGCGCGCCTTCTATATCGCCATGCGCGACGCCATTCTGGGAGGTACACAAAGTCCCGTGGCGCTGGATGAGGCCATCGCGGTGATGGACCTTCTGGAAGCGGGCGAGAGAAGCGCGGCCGAAAAGCGGGAGATCGCGCTGTGA
- a CDS encoding aspartyl protease family protein: MKSKIAALAFLTATSMAALAAGAPDEILKANKTAMGGVAWDSKATLKTEASYDGQGLKGITHSLSDLKDGRTISDFDLGPFKGAEGFDGTAPWERDSSGDISEKKGGDALVVAVNDAYRTSNKWWLADHGGASIEGKGEIADANGRYDVLIITPKGGKAFEAWFDVKTHLLAKIVEQRGSQKIITQISDYRPESGVQVPHKIVIDQGAGEKYLQTLMTTKVEFLGPQPASAYAKPVFAINDFGIEGGASSATMPIKIINNHIYGEAKVNGKGPYTFIFDTGGRNIITPAVAKEIGLKVEGSLPGQGAGEGVMEGGFSNGLNLSVGKAFVKNQLAIVFPLDKLGDIEGIPMPGMVGYETFRRFVTRIDYGAETLTLIDPAKFDPKDAGTPIKFELNDHIPEVTGTFEGIPAKFDIDTGSRSEITITKGFSEQHGLRAKHPKGVDAVDGWGVGGPSTGYITRGAELTLGSVKVGPVVAGLSDQGKGAFSGNDFSGNVGGGVLKRFIVTFDYHNQVMYLKPRTDKIEDTGTYDRAGLWMNVGEGGYKVVAVTKGAPAEEAGLKAGDIIQSVDGKPVTGVRVGDLRKRLRNDKPGTVVIFGIKRGEATSEVKVTLRDLI, translated from the coding sequence ATGAAATCGAAGATTGCCGCACTCGCGTTCTTAACCGCGACCAGCATGGCCGCGCTTGCCGCGGGCGCACCAGATGAAATCTTGAAGGCCAATAAAACAGCCATGGGTGGCGTGGCCTGGGATAGCAAAGCCACGCTGAAAACCGAAGCCAGTTATGACGGTCAGGGCTTGAAGGGCATCACCCACAGCCTTTCCGATCTGAAGGACGGGCGCACCATTAGCGATTTCGATCTTGGCCCCTTCAAAGGCGCCGAAGGCTTTGACGGAACCGCACCATGGGAGCGCGATAGCTCGGGAGACATTTCCGAGAAAAAAGGTGGCGACGCGCTGGTAGTGGCGGTGAACGATGCCTATCGCACTTCCAACAAATGGTGGCTTGCCGATCATGGCGGCGCCAGCATCGAAGGCAAAGGCGAAATCGCCGATGCGAACGGGCGCTATGACGTGCTTATCATCACACCCAAAGGCGGCAAGGCTTTCGAAGCCTGGTTCGATGTGAAGACGCATCTGCTTGCGAAAATCGTTGAACAGCGGGGCTCGCAGAAAATCATTACCCAGATTTCCGATTACCGCCCCGAAAGCGGCGTGCAGGTGCCGCATAAGATCGTCATCGATCAGGGAGCCGGCGAAAAATATCTGCAGACCCTGATGACGACAAAGGTCGAGTTCTTAGGCCCGCAGCCCGCCAGCGCCTATGCCAAGCCGGTATTCGCGATCAACGACTTCGGTATCGAGGGCGGCGCGTCCTCTGCCACAATGCCGATCAAGATCATCAACAACCATATCTATGGCGAAGCGAAGGTGAACGGCAAAGGTCCTTACACCTTCATCTTCGATACCGGCGGGCGCAACATCATCACCCCTGCCGTCGCCAAGGAAATCGGACTGAAGGTGGAAGGCAGCCTGCCCGGCCAAGGCGCGGGCGAAGGCGTGATGGAAGGCGGTTTCTCGAACGGGCTTAATCTTTCGGTCGGCAAGGCTTTTGTGAAAAACCAGCTCGCGATCGTCTTCCCACTCGATAAGCTCGGCGATATTGAAGGCATTCCCATGCCCGGCATGGTGGGCTATGAAACCTTTCGCCGCTTCGTTACTCGCATTGATTACGGCGCAGAGACCTTGACCTTGATCGATCCCGCCAAGTTCGATCCCAAGGACGCGGGCACACCAATCAAATTCGAGCTCAACGATCACATACCGGAAGTGACGGGCACCTTCGAGGGTATTCCGGCCAAGTTCGATATTGATACGGGTTCGCGCTCTGAAATCACGATCACCAAAGGCTTTTCTGAGCAGCATGGCCTGCGCGCCAAACATCCCAAGGGTGTCGATGCGGTGGATGGCTGGGGAGTCGGCGGGCCGTCAACGGGCTATATCACGCGCGGCGCCGAGCTGACCCTTGGCAGCGTGAAGGTTGGCCCGGTTGTCGCCGGACTCTCCGATCAAGGCAAGGGAGCGTTTTCGGGCAATGACTTCTCCGGCAATGTCGGCGGCGGCGTTCTGAAGCGCTTCATCGTCACCTTCGATTATCATAATCAGGTGATGTATCTGAAGCCGCGTACCGACAAGATCGAAGACACCGGCACCTATGATCGCGCCGGGCTTTGGATGAATGTCGGCGAAGGCGGCTACAAGGTCGTTGCCGTAACCAAGGGCGCGCCGGCCGAAGAGGCCGGGCTGAAGGCAGGCGATATCATTCAATCTGTCGACGGAAAACCTGTAACCGGCGTTAGAGTCGGCGATTTGCGTAAACGCCTGCGCAACGATAAGCCCGGAACCGTCGTGATTTTCGGCATCAAGCGCGGCGAGGCTACGTCCGAGGTGAAGGTCACCTTGCGTGATCTGATCTGA
- a CDS encoding DUF1993 domain-containing protein — MAISMYRASIPVFVQFLTNLSAILGKAAQHAEAKKIDPSVFTTGRLSPDMFPLTRQVQIACDSAKGVAARLSGSEVPSFPDTETSFPELQARIAKTLEYIQSVEPASIEGSDDKTITLKAGQRELTFTGEAYLTTFALPNFYFHITATYAILRHMGVELGKLDYLGGK, encoded by the coding sequence ATGGCGATTTCGATGTACCGGGCTTCGATCCCGGTTTTTGTGCAGTTCCTCACCAACCTTTCGGCTATCCTGGGCAAGGCCGCCCAGCACGCCGAGGCCAAGAAGATCGACCCCTCGGTGTTTACCACCGGGCGTTTGTCGCCGGACATGTTCCCGCTCACCCGCCAGGTTCAGATTGCCTGCGATTCCGCTAAGGGCGTCGCGGCCCGTCTTTCGGGCTCCGAGGTGCCGAGTTTTCCCGACACTGAAACGAGCTTTCCCGAGCTTCAGGCGCGTATCGCCAAGACGCTGGAATATATCCAAAGTGTTGAGCCTGCCAGCATCGAGGGCTCCGACGATAAGACGATCACTTTGAAGGCAGGGCAGCGCGAACTCACCTTCACGGGCGAGGCTTATCTGACCACTTTCGCGCTGCCGAATTTCTATTTTCATATCACCGCCACTTACGCGATCCTGCGCCATATGGGCGTGGAACTCGGTAAGCTTGACTATCTCGGCGGCAAATAA
- a CDS encoding FecCD family ABC transporter permease, which produces MDATVISSVRGKSVSRDARLTLLLLLTALLFGAWSFLLGPTGLSPMALLQGLIDGHGTAGIVAQEIRLPRAALALVVGAALGASGAALQGLFANPLAEPGVTGVTSTAGLGAVVALYFGLVATHPLALPLFAILGALVSAGLLFALSKSGAGPVALVLAGVAISSFATALTALALSMSANPYAMSEMVLWMLGSLKDRTLHDLAYAVPLAALGLALLVSTGRGLDALTLGEETAESLGVRVSSIRGRVVIGVALATGAATAVAGAVSFVGLVVPHLLRPFYGHQPSRLILPSALGGAALVAGADVALRLIAPDGQLLLGVVTAMFGAPFFLWLILKLRRDV; this is translated from the coding sequence ATGGACGCGACAGTGATTTCCTCGGTGCGAGGCAAAAGCGTCAGCAGAGACGCCCGCCTCACGCTGCTTCTGCTTTTGACCGCGCTTCTCTTCGGGGCGTGGTCTTTCTTGTTGGGCCCGACCGGCCTTTCCCCCATGGCGCTGTTGCAAGGCCTCATCGATGGTCATGGCACGGCTGGCATCGTGGCGCAGGAAATCCGTCTGCCGCGCGCGGCCCTCGCGCTAGTGGTCGGCGCGGCGTTGGGGGCGAGCGGCGCCGCGCTGCAGGGCCTCTTTGCCAATCCTCTGGCAGAGCCTGGCGTCACAGGCGTCACCTCCACCGCTGGACTCGGCGCTGTGGTGGCGCTCTATTTCGGCCTTGTCGCCACTCATCCCTTAGCCTTACCGCTGTTTGCGATCCTGGGGGCGCTGGTCTCCGCAGGTCTGCTTTTCGCACTCTCCAAAAGCGGAGCAGGGCCGGTGGCGTTGGTTTTGGCCGGTGTCGCGATTTCCAGTTTCGCCACCGCGCTCACCGCGCTTGCGCTCTCCATGTCCGCCAATCCCTACGCCATGAGCGAGATGGTGCTGTGGATGCTGGGCTCCTTGAAAGACCGCACCCTTCACGATCTCGCTTATGCCGTGCCGCTCGCGGCCCTTGGGCTCGCGCTTCTGGTCTCGACGGGGCGCGGCCTTGATGCCCTCACGCTAGGTGAGGAAACCGCTGAGAGCCTTGGCGTGCGTGTGAGCTCGATCCGGGGCCGGGTGGTAATTGGTGTGGCGCTGGCGACGGGCGCGGCCACGGCGGTGGCGGGCGCGGTAAGCTTTGTTGGCCTCGTCGTGCCCCATCTTTTGCGCCCCTTCTATGGCCACCAGCCCTCCCGCCTCATTCTGCCATCCGCGCTTGGTGGCGCCGCACTTGTGGCAGGGGCGGATGTCGCCTTGCGCCTGATCGCGCCCGATGGGCAGCTCCTTCTCGGCGTCGTCACGGCTATGTTTGGCGCGCCTTTCTTCCTCTGGCTGATCCTGAAGCTTAGGAGAGACGTATGA
- a CDS encoding GNAT family N-acetyltransferase encodes MAGEGHNSFRAEIVTTMEQLQHAYSVRAICFMEETGLPVDHAFDGNDLQATHAVAYLNDEPVGALRVRWFSDFAKIERSAFRKSHRHPRYLKMCAEFIFDHIARKGYTKVITHASPEYARLWRAVLGFREVEGKAPAIYHGEPHVELIRDLVPPSDAISLASDVAVLFRTEGKWEIPAKHEQ; translated from the coding sequence ATGGCGGGTGAGGGGCACAACTCTTTTCGGGCGGAGATCGTCACGACCATGGAGCAGTTGCAGCACGCCTATTCAGTGCGAGCGATCTGTTTCATGGAAGAGACGGGGCTGCCGGTCGATCATGCCTTTGATGGCAATGATCTGCAGGCGACTCACGCGGTGGCCTATTTGAATGACGAGCCCGTAGGAGCGCTAAGGGTGCGCTGGTTCTCGGATTTCGCCAAGATCGAGCGGTCGGCCTTCCGCAAATCACATCGTCATCCGCGCTATCTGAAAATGTGCGCCGAGTTCATTTTCGACCACATCGCGCGCAAGGGCTACACCAAGGTCATCACCCATGCCTCGCCGGAATATGCACGGCTCTGGCGCGCCGTGCTCGGCTTTCGCGAGGTCGAGGGCAAGGCGCCTGCGATTTATCACGGAGAGCCCCATGTTGAGCTCATCCGCGATCTTGTCCCGCCGAGCGATGCGATTTCGCTTGCCAGCGATGTTGCGGTGCTCTTCCGCACCGAAGGCAAGTGGGAAATCCCTGCCAAGCACGAACAATAG